In Bosea sp. PAMC 26642, the DNA window TGGACGACCGATGCGCTCGCCAATACGCCCTCCAGCATGGAGCGCTGGCTGCCGTGGCTCGTCGGCGCGCCGCTGGCGCTGACGGTGATCTACGGCCTGGCCCGCGTCGGGTCGGCGGCCTTTATCCAGCTGCGCGACGCGCTGTTCGCGCCGGTCTTCATGCATGCGGTAAGGACATTGGCGCTGCAGACCTTCGGCCACCTGCATCACCTCTCGCTGCGCTTCCATCTCGAACGCAAGACCGGCGGCCTGACCCGAGTCCTGGAGCGTGGCCGCAACGGCATCGAGGAGATGGTCCGGCTCGGCCTCAACCAGCTCGTGCCGGTCATCGTCGAGGTCACGCTGATCGTCGCCGTGCTGCTGGTGATGTTCGACTGGGTGTATGTCGTCGTGCTGGTCGTCATGGTGACGACCTATATGGCCTACACCATCAAGGCGACCGAGTGGCGCATTGCCATCCGCGGCGCCATGAACGAATCCGACACCGACGCCAATTCCAAGGCGATCGATTCGCTGCTCAACTACGAGACGGTGAAGTATTTCGGCGCTGAGGCCCGCGAGACCGCCCGGTACGATGTTTCGATGCTGCGCTACGAGCGCAATTCGGTGAAGGCCTACACCTCGCTTGCCTGGCTGAACTTCGGCCAGGCGGCGATCTTCGCGGCAGGGCTGACCCTGTCGATGGCGATGGCGGTGCAGGGCTTTCGCGCCGGCACACATACGGTCGGCGATTTCGTGCTGATCAACGCCATGCTGATCCAGCTCTACCAGCCGCTGAATTTCATGGGCACCGTCTATCGCGAGATCAAGCAGGCGACGCTCGACATCGGCGAGATGTTCAACCTGATCGGCCGAGATCCCGAAATCCAGGACAAGCCCGGTTCGCTGCCCTTGCGGGTCGATGCCGGCGAGGTCGTCTTCGAGGACGTGCACTTCGCCTATGTCCCGGAGCGGCCGATCCTGAAAGGTATCTCATTCACCGTGCCGCCGGGCAGGACGATCGCCATCGTCGGGCCCTCGGGTGCAGGCAAATCGACGATCTCGCGCCTGCTCTTCCGCTTCTACGAACCGGGTTCCGGACGCATCCTGATTGACGGCCAGCCCATCGCCGATGTCCAGCAGGTCAGCTTGCGCGCTGCGATCGGCATGGTTCCGCAGGATACGGTGCTGTTCAACGACACGATCGAATACAACATCCGCTATGGCCGGCCTGAGGCGTCGGAGGCCGAGGTCGAGGAGGCGGCGCGGCTCGCCCAGATCGACCGCTTCATCAAATCCCTGCCGGAGGGCTACGCCACCTCGGTCGGCGAGCGCGGCCTCAAGCTGTCGGGCGGCGAGAAGCAGCGCGTCGCCATCGCCCGCACCATCCTCAAGGGCCCGCCCGTGCTGGTGCTCGACGAGGCGACCTCGGCGCTCGATTCCTTCACCGAGAAGGAGATCCAGGACGCGCTCGACCGGGTCAGCGAGGGCCGCACGACGTTGGTGATCGCGCACAGGCTCTCAACCGTGATCAACGCCGATGAGATCATCGTCCTCGACAAGGGCCTGATCGCCGAGCGCGGCAGTCATCCGCAGTTGCTGGCGGCCAATGGTGTCTACGCGGCCCTCTGGAATCGCCAGCGCCAGGTCGATGAGGCCAAGGCAACGCTCCAGCGCGCCACGCAGGAAGAGGAGCCGAGCGTGCGGGTCAGCCTGACGTAACAGGGCAGGCGCCTTCCTTTATAATCGCTCGCATTTTCGGCACCGTTCCTGCATCTTCGGCCGTGCCGGATGCGTTGCGGCGGCGAGGTGAAGCGGGGGCTTTTTCCATGTTCGATCCGACGACATTCGTAGGCTTTCACACCTGGCTGAGCCTGATCGCTATCGTCGCGGGCTT includes these proteins:
- a CDS encoding ABCB family ABC transporter ATP-binding protein/permease, with product MSPPAAPHPAPIVPHSFALQPGSGFVATFRALWPYLWPADRADLRKRVVLAFILLVMGRIVLMGVPFAFKWTTDALANTPSSMERWLPWLVGAPLALTVIYGLARVGSAAFIQLRDALFAPVFMHAVRTLALQTFGHLHHLSLRFHLERKTGGLTRVLERGRNGIEEMVRLGLNQLVPVIVEVTLIVAVLLVMFDWVYVVVLVVMVTTYMAYTIKATEWRIAIRGAMNESDTDANSKAIDSLLNYETVKYFGAEARETARYDVSMLRYERNSVKAYTSLAWLNFGQAAIFAAGLTLSMAMAVQGFRAGTHTVGDFVLINAMLIQLYQPLNFMGTVYREIKQATLDIGEMFNLIGRDPEIQDKPGSLPLRVDAGEVVFEDVHFAYVPERPILKGISFTVPPGRTIAIVGPSGAGKSTISRLLFRFYEPGSGRILIDGQPIADVQQVSLRAAIGMVPQDTVLFNDTIEYNIRYGRPEASEAEVEEAARLAQIDRFIKSLPEGYATSVGERGLKLSGGEKQRVAIARTILKGPPVLVLDEATSALDSFTEKEIQDALDRVSEGRTTLVIAHRLSTVINADEIIVLDKGLIAERGSHPQLLAANGVYAALWNRQRQVDEAKATLQRATQEEEPSVRVSLT